GAACAAGCGATAAAAACGAACACGGGTGTTGAACGTTATTTCATCACAAAGGCTAACTCTATGAATAAACCTGTCCATGAGCTTGAAGGCTTAAAGAAACAAACAGAATTGTTCGTTAATGCATCGGATGCTGATCAAGAAAAAGATTTGAATGAAATGTTGGATATGATTAACTCTGGTAAAGGTAAAGAAGATGATTCTCAGCAATTAGAGCAAATGAAGAAGTATTGGATTGAAGGCAACTTGGAAGCTACTTCGAAGTTGATGAATTCTCAATCACTAAGTGATGAACCTATTTCCCGCGATAAGGATATGTCGGATAAACTAGCTGCATTGCTTGAGCAAGAAGGACAGCATACCTCCTTTGTTGTCGTAGGATCGGCTCACTTTGTCGTCAATGGTATGACTTTAGATTTACTTAAATCTAAAGGCTATGACATTCAATTCTTACAGTGATTTAAAGATGTACAAAAACCCGGAAGGTCGAGAGCGTCAATTCTCGATCTTTCAGGTTTTTTTGCCCAATGATCATATACTTTGAAAAATCTCATTTTGCAGAAAGGTTAGCATCCGTCATTTGTTAATTCTCCATTTCAGTGTATGTTGAAATTGCGATGTGAAAAATTGTGGGCTAAAATGATTTTAGCTAAGATAGGAACAAGTTGCTTCTGAAATGTTTGAAAAATAAAGTCAACTTGAACTCAATGTCCGAATTCAGGCTATCTTTGTTTTCTCGGAGGTTTGCTTACATACCGATTGTGTATATATTTAAGAAGAAGTAAACAAACTACGCCTGAACAAAAGGCGATATTTGAGGAGTGAACGAGATGGAAGTTTTCGCAGAATATTTAGCGCAAATTGATAACCCACAACATCGTGAGCGAATGGAAGAGGTTTTGACTTGGGTATCAAGGAAATTCACAGATTTAAAACCAAAAGTTGCGTGGAATCAGCCCATGTTCACCGATCACGACACATATATTATTGGCTTTAGCGTATCCAAACATCATATAGCTGTTGCGCCTGAAATTGCAGGGATTAATCATTTTACTGATGCAATTGTGCAGGCTGGCTATGATTACACCAAGCAGTTGATGCGTATCCGGTGGGATCATCCAGTTGATTATTCATTACTTGAGAAAATGATCGAGTTTAATATTTTGGATAAGGCAGACTGTTCAACTTTTTGGCGGAAATAAAAAAAAGATAACCACTAATTGAAACGAACGACAGCATTCGGTCTACTTGTTCACGAAATTGCCAAACTCGATTATGAAGCAGCTATGCAATCTTTTTCTACATTTATTAATGAAGAGTTCCTCACGTAAACACAGATTGTGTTTCTTCGTAAGGTCATTGATTATTTCGCAGAGTAGAGCGTTATTCTAGTAGCTGAGAAACCTTTTGTCTACCAAATTATTGTATTAGTTACAGAATTCATATATAGGCGAAGCCAATAATTTGAAGTAATAAAAGGCATCCATTTATTTATTTCAAATCTACTTTATGCAATTTGTGAAAATTGACTTAGTTTGTGAGCCTATATTATAATTATCATATTAATAGTTTCTGACAATATATGGAAACTATGTACGCCTGCAAATTCTACAATTTAATTATTGGCACACTAACTGAAAGGTTAGGTCGCAAAGCTTTGGAGTCTACTGGTTACTAACCTATGACCGTCCGGTTGCAATGAGCGTGAATATTGCAGTCGGGCTTTTTTGTGCTCTTCAGGAGCTAAAAAATAAACTCATAGGAGGTAGACATGCTTGGAAGAGGTTTAAGAGTAATAGTTACGTGGTTAATTGTAGTTTCTTTTCTTGTTGGTTTTATTCCTATTACATCACAAGTGAGCGCTGATCCAGATCCGAATAATCTTAAATGGCCTGATGCAGGTGCAGTGAATCTGACGAAGACGGCTGTGCCAACTAAGACGCAAGGGGAATGGGAAGTAACCCTGACCGTAGAAGGAAAGAATATACAGTCCACTACGGATGTGGTTTTGGTTATTGATAAATCTGGGAGTATGGCGTATAACGGTCCTGGTACTACTGGTGGTAAATCGTATGGGAAATCGCCTGATAACAGCAAAATGACGAAAGCGAAAGCAGCTGCGAACCAATTCGTGGATTCACTGCTTCAACCAAATTCGACAACGAGAGTTGCAGTGATATCGTTCTCAGATGTTGCAAACAAGATATCGGATTTTACGGATGTAAACAATAAAGATGCGTTAAATACAGCAATCAATAATATATCCCCTAATGGAGGTACGAATATTCAAGCGGGGATCCATCAAGCTAGTGAACTGCTGAAGAACAGTTCGGCTAACAATAAATTTATTGTCCTCTTGAGTGATGGACAACCAACATATAGTTTTAAGGCAAAACATGCTGGGAACTATACTTTTCCATCAGGTAGTACATTCACAAAATCATTGAAGGATTTTGATTATAGTACTCGTGGTCGTATTGGGTCAGGAGGCAATTATACTTTCAGTTCTTATACAGTTGATGGAGTCCAAGTCAAAGACAATGGCATTGGTACTGTATCAGAGGCGAAATTAGCTCAAGATCAGGATATTCATATGTATTCAATTGGACTTGATGTGGCTAATGATCCAATTGCAACAAACGTTCTGACTTACACCCAAGATAAGGGGTATATCGCATCGAGCGGCGCTGATTTGAAAGCTGTATTCAATGAATTATCGAGTAAGATTGCTTATGCAGCGCAGAACGCGAAAGTCACAGATCCTATGGGACTAATGTTCAATAATATCACTACTCATCCGAAAGTTTCACAAGGTGTAGCAAACTGGGATTCTGTAACTGATACGATTCAGTGGGATATCGGCAATATTATCGAAGGTACCCCAGCAACAATGAGTTACATTGTGAAATGGGATTCTAATCAGAAATCGGACCCTAATAATTTGTATCCGACAAATGGCACTACAACGATGAATTATACGGATGTGTACGGTAATCCTGCTTCCAAAAATTTCGAAGTACCAAAAGTAACCTTTGGAAAAGGGTCAATATTAATTAAAGGGTATCGAGTCAATGCGGCCGGTGAGCCAATCAACGATAATAATGTCCGCGTTGATCGACCTG
This window of the Paenibacillus sp. FSL R10-2734 genome carries:
- a CDS encoding iron chaperone is translated as MEVFAEYLAQIDNPQHRERMEEVLTWVSRKFTDLKPKVAWNQPMFTDHDTYIIGFSVSKHHIAVAPEIAGINHFTDAIVQAGYDYTKQLMRIRWDHPVDYSLLEKMIEFNILDKADCSTFWRK